The stretch of DNA CCTCCCCGATGTTTATGACCGTCATTCCAATTAGAATAGTTGTAACTGAACCGTAATGCACCTCCTAATTGAAATTCCGGCAAACCGTCCCCCAAACTAAAAGCATAAGACCGGAATGTAAGCAAGGAAAGAAGGAGACAAATTATTCCCTTGTGTATCATAATAACTGCATGTAATTAATTATTCATAACTATAGGTATTCAAAATCTTCATATATATATATATTTCCATAACAATTATTAATTCATTTAGTTTAATAAGTGTTTTAAAGTACCATAGCCGAACCTTTCCTTTTTAAGACTTGTTTTTCATTCATAATCAATCAGAACCGTATAAAAATGAAAAAATTCTTAAATTATACCCAGTGGCAAAATGCCGCCGATACTCTGCACATGTTATTACAAATAACGGGTAAAATAAAATTGGATCGTTGCTATAAACAGCCCGAATGGTCACATATACGGCAATATCTCACTATTGACGGCATAACTACCGGAATCATGCCGGGAGACGAATCGCCCTTTGAGATACTGGTAAATCTACGTAAACATTATATCAGATTACGAAACGCCACAGGAAAAGAAATACGCATCCCGCTGGAAAATGAAGTATCTATATCGGAATACTACAAACAAATATCTCAAGCTTTAAAACACATAGGTTCACCTACTCGCATTTTTGTACGTCCTCAGGAATTTTACGATTCCATCGATTTTGATAAAGACGAAAAACATGCATCTTATGATAAATATGCCGTAAACTTATTCCTGGATAATCTGCATTTTGCCTATTTAGCATTAAAAGAGTTCATGTCTCCTTTCCGGGGAAAAGTCACTTATCCGGCATATTATTTCGGTACGATGGATCTCTCCGGAATTATTTACAGTGGCGAGTCTGAACCCTTCGAAACAACCGATAAAATATCTCTACATGCTTTTGACGAAAGAAGTTGTGAATTCGGTTTTTGGCCGGGAGACCCTATCTTCCACAAACCCTCTTTTTATGTCATGCCTTATCCCTTCATATCGAGTATCGATCATTATGGTAATATACTGCGTCCCGATCAAGCCGTATTCAAACCGGAAAAAAAGGAATTTTTCCTCACTTTGGAAGATGTTTTTAGACATGATCTGCCTACCGAAGCCGTTATCGAATTCTTTAAAAGCAGTTTTACCATTCTACAACAATTAAAAAAATGGAATAATTTCGACTGGATTACTCATCCATTAAGTTATTCTTAATAAAAAACTAAACTACTATACAATATTTATAATTGAACAGAAGAAATGGTTGAATAAAAATTCAACCATTTTTAATATATAATAAATAGAAAAAAGTTGATAAAATTTCATTGTTATATAAATATTTTTCCATATTTTAGTAAAACAAAATATTCTAACTCTATATTACTATGAACACAAAAAAATTATTCCTGAGAAATAGATTCTGGATAATTCTACTCACCGTTTTATTCTGTATTCAAAATATTACAGGGCAAATTTACAAACTGGATTATTTTGATCTCATCTGTGACGAACTTCCACTAAATGCCAGAACAATCTCTAAAAAAGCCGATATCGGCTCATATATTTATCACTTTCAAGTAGGGGGCATATCGTTTGAACAGACAGCCCGGCCTTCTACTGAACTAATAAATAAAAAAATTTCCTTGGATTATATAGATAACAAATTAATTATACATATAGGAAATCAAAAATTTTATCCGGAACTTCCGGCATGGCAACTAGCTCCTATTGCCGAATTCTCCGATTCCGGTACACATTCCGCATTCACTCTATATGGCAATAATATTGATGCTGGCATGAATATACCTTTTTTATACCACCCTGCATTTATCGATAATCTGGTAGGACTTAGATTATTTCAGGCAGACATTTTACTCCCCCGGTATAACCCTAAAAAGGTACTTAAAGAAATATTAGCATTCTCTATCGAATCGACTATAGATCAATCAAGAAAGAACGGACAAAGCGAAAATGACATATACCTGTCCTTTAAATCTCTTTTGGAATCCTTTGGAACGGAAAACGTCACTATGAATAATTACAAAGAATCTTACATAAATTTATTATCACAGCTTTTTGAAAATTTTATGCCTGTCGAAAATAATTTGGCCGGAATGTGGAATTTACCGAAAAAAGATAACGAATATATATACGAAAAAAGTGAAACAAAGTTTCTCCCACGTGATAAATCAAACCTGATACAAATTGAAAAAGAATTATCGGATGAGGCAAGCAATGTCTTGATCGAAATATTTAAAAAATATACCCGTAACTATTTAAAACAATCGCCCGAAAATGCAATACAAAACTTGACAGAATTCATAAACCAAATATTCCAGAATTCCGAATTCCAAAATTTTTACATCTTAACTGACTGGAACAGACCTGTAACATTCTATATACGTGATAATCAACTGCAAATAGACAGTAATCCCTGGTATTTATTTTCGGCTTTGGACCCCATCGCTCAAAAAGTAGATTTACTGACAGAAGCATCCGAATTATATAATAAAAAATGGTCATTGCTGAAAGCTTATAACCCGGCAGTAATAACGGTTGTGGAAAATGTCGCCAAATGGTCTGCATTTTTTAGATATGTAAAACAAAACAATCCTGAGAGTTGGAATAAATTCATGGATAAAATGAATATTCTAAAAGATCATATTCCATTCATACCCACCCCTATTGACTATAAACTTAATGAACAATCCACCCATTAAAAAAAAGATCTTTTTTAGTTACGCATGGCGAGACATGGGTCTCGCTATGCGTATCGACTCCGATCTACGAAGATGCGGCCTCAACAATATCTGGCGAGACCGTATAAACGGTG from Barnesiella propionica encodes:
- a CDS encoding DUF5996 family protein, producing the protein MKKFLNYTQWQNAADTLHMLLQITGKIKLDRCYKQPEWSHIRQYLTIDGITTGIMPGDESPFEILVNLRKHYIRLRNATGKEIRIPLENEVSISEYYKQISQALKHIGSPTRIFVRPQEFYDSIDFDKDEKHASYDKYAVNLFLDNLHFAYLALKEFMSPFRGKVTYPAYYFGTMDLSGIIYSGESEPFETTDKISLHAFDERSCEFGFWPGDPIFHKPSFYVMPYPFISSIDHYGNILRPDQAVFKPEKKEFFLTLEDVFRHDLPTEAVIEFFKSSFTILQQLKKWNNFDWITHPLSYS